In Hymenobacter sublimis, a single genomic region encodes these proteins:
- a CDS encoding LOG family protein yields the protein MKSVAVYCGASSGTNELFTQQAQAMGRALAERDMTLVYGGGRVGLMGAVADSALAHGGKVIGVIPDFLVEKEVEHRGVTELHIVKSMHERKLLMADLAEGFVAMPGGYGTLEELFEVLTWGQLGLHRKPIGVLNVAGYYDHLLRALDHMADEGLLRRENRNQLLSNPNPNVLLDAMLTYQPLNLEKWLTSRTT from the coding sequence ATGAAAAGCGTAGCCGTGTATTGCGGTGCCAGCAGCGGCACCAACGAATTATTCACCCAGCAGGCCCAGGCTATGGGTCGGGCCCTGGCCGAGCGGGATATGACGCTGGTGTACGGCGGCGGCCGCGTGGGCCTCATGGGCGCCGTAGCCGACAGTGCCCTGGCCCACGGCGGCAAGGTAATCGGGGTAATTCCCGATTTTCTGGTGGAAAAAGAAGTAGAGCATCGGGGCGTCACGGAGTTGCACATCGTCAAGAGCATGCACGAGCGCAAGCTGCTGATGGCCGACCTGGCGGAAGGTTTTGTGGCCATGCCCGGCGGCTACGGCACCCTGGAAGAGCTGTTTGAGGTCCTGACCTGGGGCCAACTGGGCCTGCACCGCAAGCCCATTGGCGTGCTCAACGTGGCGGGCTACTACGACCACCTGCTCCGCGCCCTCGACCACATGGCCGACGAAGGCTTGCTGCGCCGCGAAAACCGCAACCAGCTTCTGAGCAACCCTAACCCGAACGTCCTGCTCGACGCCATGCTCACGTACCAGCCCCTGAACCTGGAAAAGTGGCTAACCTCACGCACTACCTAA
- a CDS encoding polyprenol monophosphomannose synthase, whose translation MNNGLVLIPTYNERENAELIIRKVFSLPQPFDVLVIDDGSPDGTAEIVRGLLPEFTGRLFLEERTGKLGLGTAYIHGFRWALARGYEYVFEMDADFSHNPEDLIRLYDACAHQNYDLAIGSRYIQGVNVVNWPMDRVLMSYFASAYVRLITRMPIMDATAGFKCYTAQVLRTIPLEQIKFVGYAFQIEMKWLAYKYGFRIKEVPIIFTDRTRGASKMSKGIFKEALFGVVQMKISSWFRQFNRAAAPGESVTASATLTVRSATSASETR comes from the coding sequence ATGAACAACGGGCTCGTCCTGATACCAACCTACAATGAGCGGGAAAATGCGGAGCTAATTATCCGCAAGGTCTTCTCATTGCCCCAACCGTTCGATGTGCTCGTCATCGACGACGGCTCGCCGGATGGCACCGCCGAGATTGTGCGCGGGCTGCTGCCGGAGTTTACTGGTCGGCTGTTTCTGGAGGAGCGCACCGGCAAGCTGGGCTTAGGCACGGCCTACATCCACGGCTTCCGCTGGGCCCTGGCGCGCGGCTACGAGTACGTGTTCGAGATGGACGCCGACTTCTCCCACAACCCCGAGGACCTCATTCGCCTCTACGATGCCTGCGCCCACCAGAACTACGATCTGGCCATTGGCTCGCGCTACATTCAGGGCGTGAACGTGGTTAACTGGCCCATGGACCGGGTACTGATGTCGTACTTTGCCTCGGCCTACGTGCGCCTGATTACGCGCATGCCCATCATGGATGCCACGGCGGGCTTCAAGTGCTACACGGCCCAGGTGCTGCGCACTATCCCGCTGGAGCAGATCAAGTTTGTGGGCTACGCCTTCCAGATTGAGATGAAGTGGCTGGCCTACAAGTATGGCTTCCGCATCAAGGAAGTGCCCATTATTTTCACCGACCGGACTCGGGGCGCGTCTAAAATGAGCAAGGGCATTTTCAAGGAAGCCCTCTTTGGCGTGGTGCAAATGAAGATCAGCAGCTGGTTTCGACAGTTTAACCGGGCGGCGGCCCCAGGCGAGTCGGTTACGGCTAGTGCTACCTTAACGGTGCGGTCCGCAACTTCCGCCTCAGAAACCCGGTAA
- a CDS encoding D-glycero-alpha-D-manno-heptose-1,7-bisphosphate 7-phosphatase, with protein sequence MNKAVFLDRDGVLNEEIGHYVWELEKLVVLEDVPESLARLKQAGYYLIVVTNQAGIAKGLYTAAEVEACYQKLQQATDHALDACYFAPSHPSVSESLLRKPDSLMLEKALARFQLDPDQCWMVGDRLRDMQAGHKVGVRGILVGSSEPATYQPRVANLRAATNLILAGR encoded by the coding sequence ATGAATAAAGCTGTATTCCTGGACCGTGACGGCGTGCTGAACGAGGAAATCGGGCACTATGTCTGGGAGCTGGAGAAACTGGTGGTGCTGGAGGACGTGCCCGAAAGCCTGGCCCGCCTCAAACAAGCCGGCTACTACCTCATCGTGGTAACCAACCAGGCCGGCATTGCCAAGGGCCTTTATACCGCCGCCGAGGTCGAAGCCTGCTACCAGAAGCTGCAGCAAGCCACTGACCACGCCCTCGATGCCTGCTACTTTGCCCCATCCCACCCCAGCGTTTCGGAGTCGTTGTTACGTAAGCCTGATTCACTGATGCTGGAAAAGGCCCTGGCTCGGTTTCAGCTCGACCCCGACCAGTGCTGGATGGTGGGCGACCGGCTACGCGACATGCAGGCCGGCCACAAAGTAGGCGTGCGCGGCATTTTGGTTGGCAGCTCCGAGCCGGCTACCTACCAACCCCGCGTGGCCAACCTGCGCGCCGCCACCAACCTGATTCTGGCCGGTCGTTAG
- a CDS encoding 3-oxoacyl-ACP synthase III family protein, whose translation MRKTLHSVITGTGSYLPSRVVKNEEFISSTFFDATGTLLPKSGAEIVERFAQITDIQERRYVTDDQVTSDIAFLAAQDALQSCGADPEQLDYILVAHNFGDVSATNKRSDFVPSLAARVKHKLGIENPQTIAYDLPFGCPGWLQALIQADYYLRSGDARRVLVIGAEVLSRVCDPHDRDSMLYADGAGAVLLEARESDEPVGILCHSTRSDTVQAAHLLRMGASYNPAYEGQELFLKMEGRKLYEYALKTVPQAIKDCLDKAGLPLAAMHKLLLHQANGKMDDAILKRLYNLYGEATIPEEVMPMTISWLGNSSVATLPTLFDLLVKRQLNGNEITPGQTIVFASVGAGMNCNAVVYRMPE comes from the coding sequence ATGCGTAAGACTCTCCATTCTGTCATTACCGGAACAGGCAGCTACCTCCCCTCGCGCGTTGTTAAAAATGAGGAGTTCATCTCTTCCACGTTCTTTGATGCCACCGGCACGCTGCTTCCCAAGTCGGGGGCGGAAATTGTGGAACGGTTTGCGCAAATCACTGACATCCAGGAACGCCGCTACGTCACCGACGACCAAGTAACTTCTGACATTGCCTTTCTGGCCGCCCAGGACGCGCTGCAATCGTGCGGGGCCGACCCAGAGCAGCTGGACTATATTTTGGTGGCTCACAACTTCGGCGACGTCAGCGCCACGAACAAGCGCTCCGACTTCGTCCCGAGCTTGGCGGCCCGGGTCAAGCACAAGCTGGGCATTGAAAACCCGCAAACCATTGCCTACGACCTCCCGTTCGGGTGTCCCGGCTGGCTGCAAGCCCTCATTCAGGCCGACTACTACCTGCGCTCCGGCGACGCCCGCCGCGTGCTGGTCATTGGGGCCGAGGTGCTTTCGCGCGTCTGCGACCCCCACGACCGGGACAGTATGCTCTACGCGGATGGGGCCGGAGCCGTGCTGCTGGAAGCCCGCGAAAGCGACGAACCGGTGGGCATCCTGTGCCACAGCACCCGCTCCGATACCGTGCAGGCGGCCCATCTGCTGCGCATGGGCGCTTCCTATAACCCGGCCTACGAGGGTCAGGAGCTGTTTCTGAAAATGGAAGGCCGCAAGCTCTACGAGTACGCCCTCAAAACCGTGCCCCAGGCCATCAAAGACTGCCTCGACAAAGCCGGCCTACCCCTGGCGGCCATGCACAAACTGCTGCTGCACCAGGCCAACGGCAAAATGGACGATGCCATTCTCAAGCGCCTCTACAACCTGTATGGCGAGGCCACCATTCCAGAAGAAGTCATGCCCATGACCATTTCCTGGCTGGGCAACTCGTCGGTGGCTACCCTACCTACCCTCTTTGACTTGTTGGTAAAGCGCCAGCTCAACGGCAACGAAATCACCCCAGGCCAAACCATCGTATTTGCCTCCGTGGGGGCCGGCATGAACTGCAACGCCGTGGTGTACCGCATGCCGGAATAA
- the hemG gene encoding protoporphyrinogen oxidase, translated as MAIAILGGGISGLTLAWYLQRAGIDYDLFEASPRPGGTIRSEQHGPYLLETGPNSLQLSEELRELLEGLGLTPQIQDAAAVSQNRYVLRQGRYQQLPASPPKLLTSSFFSLKARFNLLRELTRPAVPADPQETLAHFFCRRFGAEVVDYALNPFISGIYAGDPEQLLLHKTFPQLAALEQQHGSVVRGLMKSKSAAAGRRRIFTLREGLQTLPDTLARKLRRAHFGQGVTSLHRRADDGRWELETTAGPAPRLYHQVVLTLPTYTAAPLLQAQFPEAAAALAQVYYPPMTAVYTAYLRTEVQHPLDGFGALHPKVEQPYAAGSIWTSSIFPDRVPAGQVLFTTFVGGSQYEAQARQPEEMQKAAVHEELSRFYGVGAGVQPLWQHRYYWERAIPQFDARIGPAHAAADALALQGLHVTANWRAGVGVPDCVRHARALAATLAGR; from the coding sequence ATGGCCATTGCAATTCTGGGCGGCGGCATTTCGGGCCTTACCCTGGCCTGGTACCTGCAACGCGCCGGCATCGACTACGATTTGTTTGAGGCCTCGCCCCGCCCCGGCGGCACCATCCGCTCGGAGCAGCACGGCCCCTACCTGCTGGAAACCGGCCCGAACTCCCTACAGCTATCCGAGGAACTGCGGGAGCTCCTGGAAGGGCTGGGGTTAACCCCACAGATTCAGGACGCTGCGGCCGTCAGCCAGAACCGCTACGTGCTACGCCAGGGCCGCTACCAGCAGTTGCCCGCCTCCCCCCCGAAGCTGCTGACCAGCTCCTTCTTCAGCCTGAAAGCCCGGTTTAACCTCCTACGCGAGCTAACGCGCCCGGCCGTACCGGCCGACCCGCAGGAAACGCTGGCCCACTTTTTTTGCCGCCGCTTCGGGGCGGAGGTAGTTGACTACGCCCTGAATCCGTTCATTTCGGGCATTTATGCCGGCGACCCGGAGCAACTGCTGCTGCACAAAACATTTCCGCAGCTAGCGGCCCTGGAGCAGCAGCACGGCTCGGTAGTGCGCGGGCTGATGAAAAGCAAAAGCGCGGCGGCGGGTCGGCGCCGCATCTTCACGCTCCGGGAAGGCCTGCAAACCCTACCTGATACCCTGGCCCGGAAGCTGCGCCGCGCCCATTTCGGCCAGGGAGTCACCTCCTTGCATCGCCGCGCCGATGATGGCCGCTGGGAGCTGGAAACCACGGCCGGACCAGCTCCCCGCCTTTATCACCAGGTAGTACTCACCCTGCCTACTTACACCGCCGCGCCGCTACTGCAGGCGCAGTTCCCGGAAGCGGCGGCCGCCTTGGCCCAGGTGTACTACCCCCCCATGACGGCCGTGTACACGGCCTACCTACGCACCGAGGTGCAACATCCGCTCGATGGATTTGGGGCCCTGCACCCGAAGGTGGAACAGCCCTACGCCGCCGGCAGCATCTGGACCAGTTCTATTTTCCCGGACCGGGTGCCCGCCGGGCAGGTGCTGTTTACCACCTTTGTGGGGGGTAGCCAGTACGAGGCCCAGGCCCGCCAGCCGGAAGAAATGCAGAAAGCCGCCGTGCACGAGGAGCTGAGTCGCTTTTACGGCGTAGGCGCCGGCGTACAGCCCCTGTGGCAGCACCGCTACTACTGGGAGCGGGCCATTCCGCAGTTTGATGCTCGCATTGGGCCGGCCCACGCCGCCGCCGATGCCCTGGCCCTGCAGGGCCTGCACGTAACGGCCAACTGGCGGGCCGGCGTGGGCGTACCCGACTGCGTACGGCACGCCCGAGCCCTGGCCGCCACGCTGGCGGGGCGCTAG
- a CDS encoding arginase, translating to MRRIKLLEVRSELGAGTRGASLGVDALKVACLNKGSDYFRRFNSVSVPDLNHVLFEKNHFPKAKHIDSIYTVQKGIASAVEQTLRFGEFPLVLAGDHSNASATIAGIKAAYPHKTLGVVWVDAHADIHSPFTTPSGNMHGMPLAISLGDDNRECQRNHVEPETEFFWQKLKNLGEPGPKVTGEHLIYIVVRDTEYEEDAIIDRLGIKNYKLDEVKAKGTRQVAREVFERLRFCDMVYVSFDVDSLDSRFSKGTGTPVEEGLNVEEAISLCRALLDNDRVVCFEMVEINPTLDSENTMATNAFDILEAATDAIQKRLRLEEVVSR from the coding sequence ATGCGACGCATTAAGCTTCTGGAAGTACGCTCCGAACTCGGGGCCGGAACCCGTGGTGCCAGTCTGGGCGTGGATGCCCTGAAGGTGGCCTGCCTCAACAAAGGTTCTGACTACTTCCGTCGGTTCAACTCGGTTAGCGTACCCGATCTGAACCACGTGCTCTTCGAAAAAAACCATTTTCCGAAGGCCAAACACATTGATTCTATCTACACGGTGCAAAAAGGCATTGCCAGCGCCGTAGAACAAACCTTGCGCTTCGGGGAGTTCCCGCTGGTACTGGCCGGCGACCATAGCAACGCCTCCGCCACCATTGCCGGCATCAAGGCGGCTTACCCCCACAAAACGCTCGGGGTGGTGTGGGTAGATGCCCACGCCGACATCCACTCCCCATTTACTACCCCCTCGGGCAACATGCACGGCATGCCGCTCGCCATCAGTCTGGGCGACGATAACCGCGAGTGCCAGCGCAACCACGTGGAGCCCGAAACCGAGTTTTTCTGGCAGAAGCTCAAAAACCTAGGCGAGCCCGGCCCGAAAGTGACCGGGGAGCACCTGATCTACATTGTGGTGCGCGACACGGAGTACGAGGAAGACGCCATCATTGACCGCCTGGGCATCAAAAACTACAAGCTGGACGAAGTGAAGGCCAAGGGCACCCGGCAGGTGGCGCGCGAGGTGTTCGAGCGCCTGCGCTTCTGCGACATGGTGTACGTGTCCTTCGACGTTGATTCCCTGGATTCGCGCTTTAGCAAGGGCACTGGCACGCCCGTGGAGGAAGGCCTCAACGTGGAAGAAGCCATCAGCCTGTGCCGCGCCCTGCTCGACAACGACCGGGTCGTGTGCTTTGAAATGGTGGAAATCAACCCTACTCTCGACAGCGAGAACACCATGGCTACCAATGCCTTCGACATTCTGGAAGCCGCCACCGACGCCATTCAGAAGCGCCTGCGCCTGGAGGAAGTGGTCAGCCGGTAG
- a CDS encoding glutathione peroxidase, translated as MKALLLSGLLAAAGFSCNFTSPPTSAMTPETTAPATGTVYDFTVKSIDGKDVKLSQYKGKKLLIVNTASECGYTPQYKELEELYQKHGDKVVVLGFPANNFGGQEPGTEAQIAAFCEKNYGVTFPLFSKVSVKGADTAPLYKFLADKAKNGAVADAPNWNFCKYLVDETGHVVAFYPSKVKPMSEELVAAILK; from the coding sequence ATGAAAGCTTTGCTCCTGTCGGGGCTGCTGGCCGCGGCCGGCTTTTCCTGCAACTTCACTTCGCCTCCTACCTCCGCCATGACCCCCGAAACCACCGCCCCGGCTACCGGCACCGTGTACGACTTCACCGTAAAAAGCATTGACGGTAAAGACGTAAAGCTCAGTCAATATAAAGGCAAAAAGCTGCTCATCGTGAATACGGCCTCGGAGTGCGGCTACACGCCGCAGTACAAGGAGCTGGAGGAGCTCTACCAAAAGCACGGCGACAAGGTAGTGGTGCTGGGTTTTCCGGCCAACAACTTCGGCGGCCAGGAGCCCGGCACGGAAGCCCAGATTGCCGCATTCTGCGAGAAAAACTACGGCGTTACCTTCCCGCTGTTCAGCAAGGTTTCGGTAAAGGGCGCCGACACGGCCCCGCTCTATAAGTTTCTGGCCGACAAAGCCAAGAACGGGGCCGTAGCCGATGCCCCGAACTGGAATTTTTGCAAGTATCTGGTAGATGAAACCGGCCACGTGGTGGCGTTTTACCCCTCCAAGGTAAAGCCTATGAGCGAGGAGCTGGTAGCGGCCATTCTGAAGTAA
- a CDS encoding TerC family protein, with protein MNVHLQQILDNPLAALAIVGNLVIIESLLSVDNAAVLATMVSDLPREQRQKALRYGIIGAYVFRGLCILFASYLIQFWYLKPLGGLYLLYLAYSQFASRSSSEEEDVDKQKSWLYRSTLGLLGPFWATVALIELMDLAFSIDNVFAVVAFTDNLILICLGVFIGILAMRLVAQAFVLLMGKYPFLETAAFIVIGILGLKLLLSLFEHYLPQHPFSHFLASETADVGLTILTVAVFAVPLLTSWLFGVPYRQGSR; from the coding sequence ATGAACGTCCATCTCCAGCAAATCCTCGACAATCCCCTGGCCGCCCTGGCCATCGTGGGCAACCTCGTCATCATCGAAAGCCTGCTCTCCGTGGACAACGCGGCCGTGCTGGCCACCATGGTTTCCGATTTACCCCGGGAGCAACGGCAAAAAGCTCTCCGCTACGGCATCATTGGGGCCTACGTGTTTCGGGGGCTCTGCATTCTGTTTGCCTCCTACCTCATTCAGTTCTGGTATTTGAAGCCCTTGGGCGGCCTGTACCTGCTGTACCTGGCTTACAGCCAGTTTGCCAGCCGAAGCTCCTCGGAGGAGGAAGACGTGGACAAGCAGAAAAGTTGGCTCTACCGCAGCACCCTGGGGTTGCTGGGCCCGTTCTGGGCTACCGTGGCCCTAATTGAACTCATGGACCTGGCCTTTTCCATCGACAACGTGTTTGCCGTAGTGGCCTTCACCGACAACCTGATCCTGATTTGCCTGGGCGTATTCATTGGCATTTTGGCCATGCGGCTGGTGGCGCAGGCCTTTGTGCTGCTCATGGGCAAGTACCCCTTCCTGGAAACGGCCGCGTTTATCGTTATCGGCATTCTGGGCCTGAAGCTGCTGCTTTCCTTATTTGAGCACTACCTGCCCCAGCATCCGTTCAGCCACTTCTTGGCCAGCGAAACCGCCGATGTGGGCCTGACGATTCTCACGGTAGCCGTATTTGCTGTGCCCTTGCTTACGTCCTGGTTATTTGGCGTACCCTACCGCCAGGGCAGCCGGTAA
- a CDS encoding arginine decarboxylase, which translates to MDTYHDLISQTFDFPTDEFRVEQNELRFHDIDLMALVEKHGTPLRLAYLPKISSQIQRAKEWFRLGIEQTGYQGKYSYAYCTKASHFSFVVEEALKNGVHIETSSWFDTNIIRAMHAKGKVTKDTYIICNGFKTEEYKYEITRLINDGFVNCMPILDSPNEVDYYHDNVREKCNVGMRLASDEEPRFQFYTSRLGIRYTDALPLYQQKIKDDPRFELTMLHYFINTGIKDTSYYWSELSRFVHKYCELRKVCPTLTTIDIGGGLPIQTSIQKEYDYPYMIAEVLRTIKRICEEEGVPEPDIFTEFGIFTVGESGATIYSILDEKLQNDKELWYMIDGSFITNLPDTWALNQRFIMLALNGWNKQYKKIQLGGLTCDSQDYYNAEKHIYQVFLPERKPADAKPLYVGFFHTGAYQESLSGYGGVKHCLIPAPKMVILDRAEDGTLTDRVFAEEQTGESMMRILGYQS; encoded by the coding sequence ATGGATACCTACCACGACCTGATTTCGCAGACGTTCGATTTCCCGACCGACGAGTTTCGGGTAGAGCAAAACGAGCTGCGCTTCCACGATATTGACCTCATGGCGCTGGTAGAAAAGCACGGCACGCCCCTGCGCCTCGCTTACCTGCCCAAAATCAGCTCCCAGATTCAGCGGGCCAAGGAGTGGTTCCGCCTGGGCATTGAGCAAACCGGCTACCAGGGCAAGTACTCCTACGCCTACTGCACCAAGGCCTCGCACTTCAGCTTCGTGGTGGAAGAAGCCCTGAAAAACGGCGTCCACATCGAAACCTCCAGCTGGTTTGATACCAACATCATCCGGGCCATGCACGCCAAGGGCAAGGTCACGAAGGATACCTACATTATCTGTAACGGCTTTAAAACCGAGGAGTACAAGTACGAAATCACGCGCCTGATCAACGACGGGTTCGTGAACTGCATGCCCATTCTGGACTCGCCCAACGAGGTAGACTACTACCACGACAACGTGCGCGAGAAGTGCAACGTGGGCATGCGCCTGGCCTCCGACGAGGAGCCGCGCTTCCAGTTTTACACCTCCCGCCTGGGCATCCGCTACACCGACGCGCTGCCGCTCTACCAGCAGAAGATCAAGGACGATCCGCGCTTTGAGCTGACCATGCTGCACTACTTCATCAACACCGGCATCAAGGACACCTCCTACTACTGGTCGGAGTTGAGCCGCTTCGTGCACAAGTATTGCGAGCTGCGCAAGGTGTGCCCTACCCTCACCACCATTGATATTGGGGGCGGCCTGCCCATTCAAACCAGCATTCAGAAGGAGTACGACTACCCCTATATGATTGCGGAAGTGCTGCGCACCATCAAGCGCATCTGCGAGGAAGAGGGCGTGCCGGAGCCGGACATTTTCACCGAGTTCGGCATTTTCACCGTGGGCGAATCGGGGGCAACCATCTACAGCATTCTGGACGAGAAGCTGCAGAACGACAAGGAGTTGTGGTACATGATTGACGGCTCGTTTATCACGAACCTACCCGACACCTGGGCCCTGAACCAGCGCTTCATCATGCTGGCTCTGAACGGCTGGAACAAACAGTACAAGAAAATTCAGCTGGGCGGGCTCACCTGCGATTCTCAGGACTACTACAACGCCGAAAAGCACATTTACCAAGTGTTCCTGCCCGAGCGCAAGCCCGCCGATGCCAAACCGCTGTACGTGGGCTTTTTCCACACCGGAGCCTACCAGGAAAGCCTCTCGGGCTACGGCGGCGTGAAGCACTGTCTGATTCCGGCCCCGAAAATGGTCATTCTGGACCGCGCCGAAGATGGCACTCTCACCGACCGGGTTTTTGCCGAGGAGCAAACCGGCGAGTCGATGATGCGGATTCTGGGCTACCAGTCGTAA
- a CDS encoding YbaY family lipoprotein — MKSGLLCAFGLLLLASCTATPSAPGNAGSRPTPVVVKDSITGSVAYRERIALSPTAVVRVHLLDVSLQDVAATVIDSVTIRPNGRQVPLPFTLRYDTARIRPNYTYTVQARITDGGRLLFRTDVAYPVLTRGNPKRVELLLRRASQ, encoded by the coding sequence ATGAAATCAGGTTTGTTGTGTGCTTTTGGTTTGCTGCTGCTAGCCAGCTGCACCGCTACCCCTTCGGCTCCTGGCAACGCAGGCAGCAGGCCCACTCCCGTAGTGGTGAAAGACTCCATTACAGGCAGCGTGGCCTACCGGGAGCGAATAGCGTTGTCGCCGACGGCCGTGGTGCGGGTGCACCTGCTGGATGTTTCGCTGCAGGATGTAGCCGCCACTGTTATCGATTCGGTAACAATTCGGCCCAACGGACGGCAGGTGCCGCTGCCCTTTACCCTACGCTACGATACGGCCCGCATCCGGCCCAACTACACCTACACCGTGCAGGCCCGCATTACCGATGGCGGCCGGCTGCTGTTCCGCACCGACGTGGCCTACCCCGTGCTCACGCGCGGCAACCCCAAGCGTGTGGAGCTGCTGCTGCGCCGGGCTAGCCAGTAA
- the argS gene encoding arginine--tRNA ligase, translating into MQQLEQTLKAALGAAIKNVFDAEVASPQLTLQPTRKEFAGQFTLVTFPFTKTLGKGPEQIGQGIGEWLVQNEPLVKGYNVVKGFLNLEIADTAWVALFDRLRQLPAGSPVETGGPQNVVVEYSSPNTNKPLHLGHLRNNFLGYSVAEILKATGATVNKVNLVNDRGIHICKSMLAYQQYGNGETPQQAGIKGDHLIGKYYVLFEKHYREQVRQLEAEGVAADVAKRQAPMMLEAQDMLRAWEANDEAVVSLWKQMNGWVYEGFNETYQTIGVDFDKYYYESGTYLLGKERVEEGLQKGVFFRKEDGSVWVDLKEEGLDEKLLLRADGTSVYITQDLGTAELKYQDFNYDLSVYVIADEQNYHMQVLKAVLKKLDKPYADAIYHLSYGMVDLPSGKMKSREGTVVDADELVREVVTAAQAATLEKGKTEGLTDEQAAELYHMLGLGALKYYLLKVDPKKRMLFNPEESVSLEGHTGPFIQYSHARISAIRRKAAELGIAEDASLASLTELHDTERELVQELGRYPAVVTEAARTQSPALVAQYAYDVAKAYNRVYTEVEIFREADATKKAFRIALSAQTAQAIKTSMGLLGIQVPERM; encoded by the coding sequence GTGCAACAACTCGAACAAACCCTCAAGGCGGCCCTCGGCGCCGCTATTAAAAATGTATTTGACGCCGAGGTAGCCTCGCCCCAGCTTACGTTGCAGCCCACGCGCAAGGAGTTTGCCGGCCAGTTTACGCTCGTCACGTTTCCCTTCACCAAAACCCTGGGTAAAGGCCCTGAGCAAATCGGGCAGGGCATTGGCGAGTGGCTGGTGCAGAACGAGCCCCTGGTGAAAGGCTACAACGTGGTGAAGGGCTTTCTGAACCTAGAAATTGCTGATACGGCCTGGGTAGCGCTATTCGACCGGCTGCGCCAGCTGCCGGCCGGCTCACCCGTGGAAACCGGCGGCCCCCAGAACGTGGTGGTGGAGTATTCCTCGCCCAATACCAACAAGCCCCTGCACCTGGGTCACCTGCGCAACAACTTTCTGGGCTACTCCGTGGCCGAAATTTTGAAGGCGACCGGTGCTACCGTTAACAAGGTGAACTTGGTCAACGACCGGGGCATCCACATCTGCAAGTCCATGCTGGCCTATCAGCAGTATGGCAACGGTGAAACCCCCCAGCAGGCTGGTATCAAAGGCGACCATCTGATTGGCAAGTACTACGTGCTGTTTGAAAAGCATTACCGCGAGCAGGTGCGCCAGCTCGAAGCCGAAGGTGTTGCCGCCGACGTAGCCAAGCGCCAGGCCCCGATGATGCTGGAGGCCCAGGATATGCTGCGCGCCTGGGAAGCCAACGACGAGGCGGTGGTAAGTCTCTGGAAGCAAATGAACGGCTGGGTGTATGAGGGCTTCAACGAAACCTACCAGACCATCGGCGTCGATTTTGATAAGTACTACTACGAGTCGGGCACTTACCTGCTGGGCAAGGAGCGGGTAGAGGAAGGCCTGCAGAAAGGCGTGTTTTTCCGGAAGGAAGATGGCTCGGTGTGGGTGGACCTCAAGGAAGAAGGCCTCGACGAAAAGCTGCTGCTGCGCGCCGACGGTACCAGCGTGTACATCACCCAAGACCTAGGCACGGCCGAGCTCAAGTACCAGGACTTCAACTACGACCTCTCCGTCTACGTCATTGCCGACGAGCAGAACTACCACATGCAGGTGCTCAAGGCCGTGCTCAAAAAGCTCGACAAGCCCTACGCCGACGCCATTTACCACCTCAGCTACGGCATGGTGGACCTGCCCTCGGGCAAGATGAAAAGCCGGGAAGGCACCGTCGTGGATGCTGACGAGCTGGTGCGCGAGGTAGTAACCGCCGCCCAGGCCGCTACCCTGGAAAAAGGCAAAACCGAAGGCCTCACCGACGAGCAGGCCGCTGAGCTCTACCACATGCTGGGCCTGGGCGCCCTGAAGTACTACCTGCTGAAGGTCGACCCCAAGAAGCGCATGCTCTTCAACCCCGAAGAGTCCGTGAGCCTGGAAGGTCACACCGGCCCATTCATTCAGTACTCCCACGCCCGGATTTCGGCCATCCGCCGCAAGGCCGCCGAGCTGGGCATTGCCGAAGACGCCTCCCTCGCGAGCCTCACTGAGCTGCACGACACCGAGCGGGAACTGGTGCAGGAGCTGGGCCGCTACCCCGCCGTCGTAACCGAAGCCGCCCGCACCCAGTCGCCGGCCCTGGTGGCCCAGTACGCCTACGACGTAGCCAAGGCGTACAACCGGGTGTACACCGAAGTGGAAATCTTCCGGGAGGCCGATGCCACCAAAAAGGCCTTCCGCATTGCCCTGTCGGCCCAAACGGCGCAGGCCATCAAAACCAGCATGGGCCTGCTCGGCATCCAGGTGCCCGAGCGGATGTAA